The Serratia nematodiphila DZ0503SBS1 sequence CATGCTGTTCGCCTTTATCGCATTGGGGAGCATGACCGCCGGCACCCTGCTGCAAAAGGGCATGACGCAGCCGCCGCTGGCGGTCTTGCCGCTGCAGTATGCCATCGGGCTATTGATGTGTACGCTGGCGCTGCCGTTTGAGCCGCTGCGGGTCGACTGGCGGCCTGAGTTCGTGCGGCCGCTGCTGTGGATGGCGGTGGTGATCTCGGTGCTGGCGACGTTCTTGCTGTATCACCTGATCCAGCGCGGCAACCTGGTGCAGGTCACCAGCCTGTTCTATCTGATCCCGGCGGTGACCGCCCTGCTGGATTATCTGCTGCTCGGCCACGCGCTGGCCGCGCTGAGCCTGTTGGGGATGGCGGGCATCGTGCTCGGCGTGATGCTGGTTTTCCGCCGCGCATAAAAGCAAAAGCCCCCGCGCCGTTCCACCGGCGCGGGGGCGACAACAACAGCCGTTAACTCAGAATAACCAGGAACCGTACCCCCACAGCAGCACCGTCACCCCAAGCAGCAGCTCGAGCAACAGAATGCCGATAGCGAAGGTCGAGCTGGAGAAGATGAACCCTTCCTTACTGTCGATATTCAGGAAGTGCGGGATCCCCAGATTCAGCAGATAGCCCGAATAGCACAGGCCGATAATGCCGACAAACAGACACAGCCAGACGACCGGATAAAGCGCCACTACCCCGCTGAGGAACATCGGGGTCGCCACGTAGCCGGCGAACACCATGCAGCGGTGCAGGCTGGGGCGCGATTCATAACGCCGCGCCATCCAGTGAATGACTTTCCCCATGGCCGCTACGCCCGCCAGCATCAGCAGGTAGAACGCCACGGCGGTATAAAGCGCGGTAAACATGTCGAGCCTGATGGCATGTCCCTCGCCGGAGAGCCAGCCCAACTGGGTGGTGCCGATAAAGGCGCAGACCACCGGGATGGCTGCCAAGAGCAACACGTGATGGGTGTATAGGTGCGAGACGCTTTCATTCTCGCTTTTGATCTGTTCGAACTCGGCGCTGGGATGCGCCAGAAGTCCCCAAACATGACTGACCATGAGACACCTCCAATCTCGCCGTAGGCCGCGATCGGCGAACGAATTTCACACCTCTGACGGACTGCTACCCGTGCGAGGATTGCGGCCACGGGGCTCTCTCCCCTGTACTAATTATAGTCTTTCGGCGAAAAAACGTGCGGAAAGCGCAACGCCGCGGCGCTTTGTCTTATACTCCCACCATGAAAACCAGGCTGTGAGGAAGGTCATGTCATCCGTTATCACCACCCGCCAGGCGGGGATCGTCGACGTCGAAGCCGGGCGCAACGTTACCGTGATCGAACCCTGCAATCTGTACGGTTGCCGGCTCGGTGACGATGTCTTCGTCGGCCCGTTCGTCGAGATCCAGCGCCACGTCAGCATCGGCGCGCGCAGTAAAATTCAGTCGCACAGCTTTATCTGCGAATACGTCACCCTCGGCGAAGCGTGCTTTGTCGGCCATGGCGTCACCTTCGCCAACGATCTGTTCAAAGACGGCGCGCCCAATGCCGATCCGGCCAGCTGGGGGCGCACCTGCATCGGCGATCGGGTGTCCATCGGCTCCGGCGCCACGATCCTGGCGGTGGAGATCTGCAGCGACGCGGTGATCGGCGCCGGGGCGGTCGTGACCCGCGACATCACCCGCAAGGGGATCTACGCCGGCAACCCGGCGCGCCTGCTGCGGGAGCTGCCGTAATGATCCCGGCCATCCGCATCGTGGCCATTGAGGCGCTGCCCGATGATTACCTGACGCGCGGCGATTTCGGCTTTACCATCGCCTGTTACGCCCTGCCGCAGTTCGACAGCCCGGTCGACAGCTGGCCAACCCGCCCGGTGGCGCCGTTTCGCAAACGCTATCCCCTGGCGCCGTTCGCCAACGAAGACAGCGTGACCTTCCTGGCTTATCGCCAGGACGACGCCGTTGGCCACATCACGCTGAGCAAAAACTGGAACGGCTACACCCTGATCGACGAGATCGCCGTCAGCGCTGACGCGCGCCGCCAGGGCATCGCCGGGGCGCTGCTGGACTGCGCCAAACAGTGGGCGCGGCAGCAGGAAACCTCAGGTATGATGCTCGAAACGCAGAACAACAATCTGGCGGCCTGCCGCTGCTACCAGCACTATGGGTTTATCCTCGGCGGCATCGATCGTTTGCTGTACCGCGCCGAGCCGGAGATCGCCGATCACGAGATCGCGCTGTTCTGGTATTTGCCGTTCAATAACGAAATCGGTTACTGATTTATCGGGCCTCATTGAGGTTATGTTTACTTTTTAACCCCTACCATCGGATGAGAACTGTTATCACTTACTCTGATAAGCCAGCGACACCCATGGAGGGCCGTATGAACAAGAACAAGGCTGTTTTACTGATGTTAGCTATCGCCATGAGCGGATGCGCCGAGCCCCCCACCCCGGCAACGCCGCCGACCGACGCCACCGTTGCGCCGCCGAACCTGCAGCCGCAGATGGACGCCAGCACCCGCAGCAAGCTGCGTGAGATCCTCGCGCTGCGCGCCGGTTGGCCCGCCGCGCAGCCGCATGGCCGCACCGTCGATTTGATTTCGCGCGAATTCCTCGGCACGCCCTACCTCGCCAACCGCCTGATCGGCTCGCAGAGCACGCCCGAGCAGCTGGTGATCGACTTCCGCGGGCTGGATTGCTTCACCTACATCGATTATGTGGAAGCGCTCAGCACCGCCCGCAGCGAGGGCGAGTTCGTACAGCGGCTGATAGACATCCGCTACGTCGATGGCAAAATCGCCTTCCCGCAACGCAAGCACTTCTTCACCGACTGGGCGCAGCGGCCGCACCAGGTGGCCGAAGACATCACCGCGCAGCTCAGCCCGCACGCCGTCAGCCTCGTGAAAACCCTCAACCAGAAGGCGGACGGCAGCAGCTACCTGCCCGGCTTGCCCGACGTACAGCGCAGCGTGACCTATATCCCCAGCGACAGCGTCGACGACAAGGTGCTGGCCCAACTGCGCACCGGCGATTACATCGGCATTTACACCAATCTCGCCGGGCTGGACGTGACCCACACCGGCATCTTCGTGATGACCGACAACGGCCCGGTGCTGCGCAACGCCTCATCGCGCAAAGCCAACATGCGGGTGGTCGATTCGCCCTTTATGGATTACGTGATGGCTACGCCGGGCATCGTCGTGCTGCGTTCGCTCAGCCGATAACTCCCCGCAGCATAAACGGCTATAAGCTATAGCCGTTTATGCTGAACGAGCGTTTGACTTCATCGGCGGTTCAGGCTTAGCTGTAAGAACAAAAACCAACTGATTTTATTGTTCTTTTCAGGGAGACTTCGATGACCTTACGCTGGCGTATCACCCCTCTGGCGGCGGCCTTCGCCGCCGTATTGGCGCTACAGGGCTGCGATCAAAAAACCGACCAAAACCATATCAAAGTCGGCGTCATCAACGGCGCGGAACAGGACGTGGCGGAAGTCGCCAGGCAGGTGGCGAAAGAGAAATATGGGCTGGACGTCGAGCTGGTCGGCTTCAGCGGCTCGCTGCTGCCGAACGACGCCACCGACAAGGGCGAACTGGACGCCAACGTGTTCCAACACCGCCCATTCCTCGAACAGCAAAACAAAGATCACGGCTACAAGCTGGTGGCGGTCGGCAATACCTTCGTCTTCCCGATGGCCGGCTACTCCAAAAAGATAAAATCGCTGAAAGAGCTGCCGGACGGCGCGGTGATCGCCATCCCGCTCGATCCGACCAACCTGGGGCGCGCCCTGCTGCTGCTGGAAAAAACCGGGCTGATTAGCCTGAAGCCTGGTAAGGGGCTGCTGCCTACCGCCCTGGACATCAGCGCCAACCCGCATCGTTATCAGATCATGGAGCTGGAAGGCGCGCAACTGCCGCACGTGCTGGACGATCCGAAAGTCACCGTCGCCGTCATCAGCACCACCTACATCAACCAGACCGGCCTGTCGCCGACCAAAGACGGCATCTTCATCGAGGATAAAGACTCACCGTACACCAACATCATCGTCACCCGCGAAGACAACAAGGACGCGCCGAACGTGCAGAACTTCATCAAGGCCTATGAGTCGGATGAAGTGGCCAAAGCCGCCGAAAAAATCTTCAACGGCGGCGCGGTGAAAGACTGGTAAATTCGGCCACCATCAAGGCGGATTCTGCGTACGAATCCGCAATATTTCACTTTCATTCCCCGTTTCCTTAGCCACACCTTTCTCTAAAAGCAAAACGCCCGCATGCTCATTCCTCCATAACACGGATTGTTCACAACAAAGGAGTGTCTCGATGCCGATCAAATTTGCCCCCAAGGTCGGGGAAATTCTTGAGTGCAACTATGGCAACTATCCCCTATCAGTCTGCCAACCGCATGAAGCCGGCTTTTATGATGGCCACATTCCACCAGAAATGGTGAAGAACCGTTTAGTTGTTGTGTTAAACGGCAAAATTAACGGCAATGCCTGCATTATCGTACCGCTGTCGACCACCAGAGATTCGAACAAGATCGAACGGGGATTGCACATCGAAATTACGCGTGAACTCATCGAAGATATGAGATTCTTTCATCCGCAAACCCGCTGGGCAAAGGGCGATCTGGTGCAGCAAGTCAGCCGCCAACGGCTGAACAGAGCCCGTAAAGAGAGAGGCTTTCTTACCCAGTGTCTGTCGCGCGAGCTTGTTGCTGACATACAACGCGCCGTCATTAAGTCGATCAATGCCAAAAATATGCTGTTCTGACCAGTACGCTGTTGTTGACAAAACAGACAAATCAGGTGAAATTGTCGCCGTAGCCGATAAAGGCCCTTATGCTATACCCTCCCTTTCAGGGACCTGCGAAGCCCAGCCATCCAGCTGGGCTTTTGCCTATCAAGCGCCCACCGATTTTTAAAACGTCATCTTTTCTTCCCGCTCTTGACCCTTACGTGGCGTCAGGCTTTAGTATCCCGGCACGCACAAGGGAGGAGCTACATATGTTATTGAAAGTCGGCGAACTGGCGCGCCGTTCCGGCATTACCGTTCGCACACTGCATCACTACGACAGCATTGGCTTGCTGGTCCCTTCTGCGCGTTCCGACGCCGGTTATCGTTTATACAACCGGGCTGACATCACCCGCTTGCACCACATCCAGGCGCTGCGCCGGATGGGCGTTTCGCTGGCGGAAGTCGGGGCAATTCTGGCGCGTTCAGGGCTGGCGCTTCCGGCGGTGATTGAGCAGCAGATCGCCATGTTGGACCAGCAGTTGGCACAGATCGCCGCATTGCGCGGCCGGCTGCAATACATGCATGCCCAACTCTCCACCGGGCACGAACCAGAACTGAACGACTGGCTAACTACGTTGGAGTTAATGACCATGTACGATAAATACTTTACCGCCGATGAGCTGGCGCAACTGCCGTTCTACCAGGCCGATCCCGCCCGCAATCAGGAATGGGCTGCATTGGTGAGCAGCGTGGGACAACTGATGGCGGAAGGCGTCGAACCTCAGGCGCCACAGGCACAGGCGCTGGCGCGCCGCTGGATGCTGATGCTGGAGCGCGACACCGCCGGCAACCCGGCCTTTCTCACCCGGCTGAACGCCATGCACGCCGACGAACCGTCGATGCGCGAACAGACCGGCATTACACCGACGATGACGGACTACATCACCCGCGCCTTTGCCGAAACCAAGCTGGCTGTCTATCAAAAATACCTGTCGGCGGAAGAGTACGCCTATGTGCGTCAACACTATTTCACCCGCCTGCAGGAGTGGCCGGCTCTGATCGCTCAATTCCATCAAGCGATGAACGACGGCATACCGTCCGATTCGCCGGAGGCGGTGCGATTGGCGGCCAGTTGGCTGGCGCTGTTCCAATCCTATGCAGGCACCAACCCGGCGACGCAAATGAAGATCCGCGAAGCGATGGAACGGGAACCCTCGCTGACCGAGGGCACCTGGATGACTCCGCCGCTTCTGGCCTATCTGCGCCAGGCCGTGACCCGGCTGATGCGCGGTTGACGACCCCATAGGGTTTTCTTATCTCACCATAAGAAAACCCGATTTACCCCGACGGCGAGCGGCGCGCATAATGGCGTTTATCCGCTGATTTTCAAGGTGAACAGACCCGCCATGACGCTCTCCGCTCCCGTACTCAGCCTCCTTGACGCCACACCGGACGATATGGCCGCCGTGCAGCGTATTTACACCCACCACGTGCTGCACGGAGCCGCCTCGTTTGAAGAACAACCGCCGACGCGGGCGGAAATGCAGCTGCGGTTGGCCAAGGTGCAAGCAGCCGGGCTGCCCTGGCTGGTGGCGAAAAGCGAAGGCCGTATTGTGGGCTACTGCTATGCCACGCCGTATCGCCCCCGGCCGGCCTATCGCTTTACCGTGGAAGACTCGGTGTATATCGCCGAAGGGCAGCAGGGCAAAGGCGTCGGCAAGGCGCTGCTGAGCGCGCTGATCGCCCGCTGCGAGCAAGGTCCCTGGCGCCAGATGCTGGCGATCGTCGGCGATTCCGCCGCCAACCGCGGCTCGCTGGCGCTGCACCAGTCGCTCGGCTTTACCAGCGTCGGGACGTTAAAGGCCGTGGGATTCAAGCTGGGGGAATGGCGCGACACCCACATCATGCAGCGCACGCTGGGCGCGGGCGACAATCAGCATCCTTGAAGGCATGGCGACGCACGATAGGGAGTTAGCGTCTATAGTGAAGAGTGATTTCATTGAGTTAACGCCAATCGCGCGCCAGCTTTAACCGGTAAGGGAGAATCAAATGAAAATTATTCTGTGGATAGTCGCCATCATCTTTATCGTGGGTTTGTTGACGATTACCGGCGTTCTCAAACTGATCTTTTAATGCGCTTAATACGTCCCGCCCCTTCCGGGGCGAGACTTTTCATCATGCCTTGAAACGCGCGCGTACCGCCCCCAGCGCCGATACCACCGCCAGCACCACGCCGCCGGCCACCAGCCCGAACGCCACGTTCAGCAGGGCCGGAACCACACCCTGCAAAAGATGGCCAAACGTCGGCACCACGGTGGTGTACGAGGCCCAATCTTCGAACAGGTGATGCACCGGCGGCAAACCGTGGGTCAGAATACCGCCGCCGACCATAAACATGGCGACAGTGCCGACGATCGACAGCGTTTTCATCAGATAAGGCGCGGCGCGCACGATGCCGCTGCCGATGGCGCGCGCCAACGCGCTGCCTTTGCGGCTCAGATACAGCCCCAGATCGTCCAGCCTGACGATGCCGGCAACAATGCCGTACACGCCGAGCGTCATCACGACGGCGATGCCGCACAAGACGATCACCTGTTGGCTGAAGGTGGCGCCGGCGACGGTGCCCAGCGTGATGGCGATGATCTCGGCAGACAGCACAAAGTCGGTGCGTATCGCCCCTTTCACCTTGCGCTTCTCATAGGCTGCGGCATCCTCATTGGCGCCGGGCCCGTCCGATTTCTCCTCCTGCACCGCCTTGCCGGGGCTCAGGCTGTGGAACACCTTTTCGAACCCTTCGTAGCACAGGTAGGCGCCGCCCACCATCAGCAGCGGCGTAATCGCCCAGGGCGCGAAGGCACTGATCAAGAGCGCCAATGGCACCAGGATCGCCTTGTTGATCAACGAGCCTTTGGCGACGCTCCACACCACCGGCAGTTCACGGTCGGCTTTAACGCCGGTGACCTGCTGCGCGTTGAGCGCCAGATCGTCCCCCAGCACCCCGGCGGTTTTTTTTGCCGCCATCTTGCTCATTAAAGAGACGTCGTCCAACAACGAGGCGATGTCGTCGATAAGGGTAAGTAAGCTACTTCCTGCCAAAATGATTCATCCTTTTCATATTCACGGGCCATTCTATGTTTAGCATAGCGGTAAAGCGTCATAAAAGGATATGGGAGGATCTCGGAAAATGCCGGGCGGGCGTTAAGCCCCCTCGCCCGCCAGCCCCTCATCGGATCCGATAGCGGACACACGCGAGATATGTTGAAGGACAAGGCGATGGGCATCAAAGACGCACGATAAATGCGTGCTGCCTTCAAGCAAACCAAATGCCACATGCACGCTGCCATGCTGTTCGACGAAGCGCTGCATGGATTGCGCATTGAACAACTCATCCTGCGCTGCCGCCAGCAGCAAGGTCGGCAATCGCAGCGCCGCCAGCTGCTTCGCCGGGGCACGCGGCGTCAGCGCGTTAGCCATATTGACGCTGTATTGGCAGACAAAATCGGGGGCGGCGGCCAGCACAGGCGGGGGAAAATTCAGGCTGACCGCCCGAGATTGCCCAAACCATCGCCCACCGCTGAGCGCATTGGCCACAAAGGGCCATTGGCGCACCTGAGCAAAACGGGCCGCCGCCGTCAGATCGCGGGCTATCCCGGAAAATGGCCCCAGCTCCGGCGCCAGCATGATCAGGCTGTCCGCCTGCTGCTCGCCAGGATAACGGGTCAGGTAGTTGAGCAACATCCCGGCGCCGCTGGAATGGCCCAGCAGGTGCCTGCGCGCCAACGGAAAACGGCGGCGCATTTCCGCCAGGATGACATCGACATCGCGCCAAATACGCTCAGGCCGCTCAACCGTCCCCCGCTCTCCCGCGGAATCGCCGTGCCCGCGGATGTCCACCAGGCACACCGCGAGCGTCGGCACGGCGGCCAACTGGCGCGCAAGAACGTCATACCCGGCGGCGCTGTTAACCCCGCCGCCGTGATAAACCACGATCGCGTCTTCACTCTCGGCAGCGTGCCGATACAGGCGATAGCTCACCCCCTCGACGCAACCGGGCGACATGTCCACATGCCCGCCCGGCCACTCGCCGTAAGACTTCGCTTGCTCAACATAGCGGTCAAAATCAATCAAAGCGCACCTTTCCATGATGTTGTCGGTATTTCCTACGGCAGAGAACCCTGCCGCCATGGCGATAAACATATGAAACAACAGCAGGCGCTACCATGCCTTTTGCACGCCGCGCGCTGAGTTCAGGGCAGATCGCCCGCCGGCACATTGAGCTGCCAGGAGAGGCCGAAACGATCGTTCAGCCAACCGAAACGGGCGCTGAAGCCGTAGTCATCGAGCGGCATCAGCACCTTGCCGCCCTCCGCCAGCCGGTGAAAGGCCTGTTCAAGCGCCTCTTCGTTAGGCAGGTTGATGAACAACGACACCGCCGGGGTAAAGCTGAAGTCATGGCTGATCGGGCTATCGGTAAACACCAGGTTCTGCCGATCAAAATCGATGGACGCATGCTTGATCAACCGCCGGCCGTCCGGCGTCGGATCGTAATGCTGCACCTGCATGAGCCGAAAACGCTCGAACACCTGGCTGTAAAGGTCGATCGCCCGCTGCGCCTCTCCCTGGAACATGACAAAGGTCGAAACCTGACTCATAACATCCCCTCCGACAATCGTTGTGGTATTAATGGAGGATAGCGGATTACCGTTGAAGCGGCGGAAAGGAGCAATCATGAGCATCATTCATCGCCTGGCGCAGCCGGACGATCTCAACGGCCTGTTAGCCTTGTATCGCGAGCTGCGCCCGCAGGACGCGCCGCTGCGCGCCGACGACGCGCGCCGTGCCCTGCAACGCCTGCTGGACGATCCGGCGATCCGCCTGGTGGTGGCGGCGGACGAGGAACAGCCGATCGCCACCTGCATGCTGGCGCTGATCCCGGGGCTGGCGCATCAGGCGCAGCCGTTCGGCGTCATCGAGCACGTGGTGACGGCGGAGCCCTATCGCGGCCACGGCGTGGCGCTCGCGATGGTCGAATACGCGCTGCAGCTGGCCTGGCGCAAGGGCTGTTACAAGGTGATGCTGCTGTCGGGGCAGCAACGCACCGGCGCGCACCAGCTTTATCTCAAAGCGGGTTTCGACGGCGATCGCGAGCGGGGATTTGTCATCAGGCGGCCCGAGGGCCGATAGCGGCCTGCAGCAAAAGAGCAGGCCGCCAGGCGGGTTATTCGCTGTCGTTCTTCGCCAGACGGGCGTCTTTTTGGCGGCGATAGTCGCGGGCGGCGGCCGGGATCGGCGTCACCTTGCCGGTTTCAATCCAGCTGCGCAGCCGGTTGGCATCGGCGAAGTGAGTGTATTTGCCGAAGGCGTCCAGCACCACCAGCGACACCGAGCGGTTGCCGATCATGGTGCGCATCGCCAGGCAGTGCCCCGCCTGGTTGGTGAAGCCGGTCTTGGTCAGCTGAATGTTCCATTTCGGGTTGTACACCAGGTGGTTGGTGTTGCGGAACGGCAGCGTGTAGTTCGGATCCTTGAAGCTGGCCATGCGTTCGGTGGTGGTGCTGAGCTGGCCGATCAACGGATATTGCTTGGTGGCGATCAGCAGTTTGGTCAGATCGCGCGCCGTCGACACGTTATGAATAGAGAGCCCGGTCGGTTCCACGTAATGGGTGTTGGTCATACCCAGCGCCCTGGCCTTGGCGTTCATCGCTTTGATGAAGGCGTTGTAGCCCCCCGGATAGTGGTGCGCCAGGCTGGCGGCCGCGCGGTTTTCCGACGACATCAGCGCCAGCAGCAGCATATCCTTGCGGCTGATTTCGCTGTTCAGCCGCACCCGT is a genomic window containing:
- a CDS encoding MerR family transcriptional regulator, which produces MLLKVGELARRSGITVRTLHHYDSIGLLVPSARSDAGYRLYNRADITRLHHIQALRRMGVSLAEVGAILARSGLALPAVIEQQIAMLDQQLAQIAALRGRLQYMHAQLSTGHEPELNDWLTTLELMTMYDKYFTADELAQLPFYQADPARNQEWAALVSSVGQLMAEGVEPQAPQAQALARRWMLMLERDTAGNPAFLTRLNAMHADEPSMREQTGITPTMTDYITRAFAETKLAVYQKYLSAEEYAYVRQHYFTRLQEWPALIAQFHQAMNDGIPSDSPEAVRLAASWLALFQSYAGTNPATQMKIREAMEREPSLTEGTWMTPPLLAYLRQAVTRLMRG
- a CDS encoding MetQ/NlpA family lipoprotein, whose amino-acid sequence is MTLRWRITPLAAAFAAVLALQGCDQKTDQNHIKVGVINGAEQDVAEVARQVAKEKYGLDVELVGFSGSLLPNDATDKGELDANVFQHRPFLEQQNKDHGYKLVAVGNTFVFPMAGYSKKIKSLKELPDGAVIAIPLDPTNLGRALLLLEKTGLISLKPGKGLLPTALDISANPHRYQIMELEGAQLPHVLDDPKVTVAVISTTYINQTGLSPTKDGIFIEDKDSPYTNIIVTREDNKDAPNVQNFIKAYESDEVAKAAEKIFNGGAVKDW
- a CDS encoding acyltransferase, which codes for MSSVITTRQAGIVDVEAGRNVTVIEPCNLYGCRLGDDVFVGPFVEIQRHVSIGARSKIQSHSFICEYVTLGEACFVGHGVTFANDLFKDGAPNADPASWGRTCIGDRVSIGSGATILAVEICSDAVIGAGAVVTRDITRKGIYAGNPARLLRELP
- a CDS encoding GNAT family N-acetyltransferase, which codes for MTLSAPVLSLLDATPDDMAAVQRIYTHHVLHGAASFEEQPPTRAEMQLRLAKVQAAGLPWLVAKSEGRIVGYCYATPYRPRPAYRFTVEDSVYIAEGQQGKGVGKALLSALIARCEQGPWRQMLAIVGDSAANRGSLALHQSLGFTSVGTLKAVGFKLGEWRDTHIMQRTLGAGDNQHP
- a CDS encoding DUF1460 domain-containing protein, which encodes MNKNKAVLLMLAIAMSGCAEPPTPATPPTDATVAPPNLQPQMDASTRSKLREILALRAGWPAAQPHGRTVDLISREFLGTPYLANRLIGSQSTPEQLVIDFRGLDCFTYIDYVEALSTARSEGEFVQRLIDIRYVDGKIAFPQRKHFFTDWAQRPHQVAEDITAQLSPHAVSLVKTLNQKADGSSYLPGLPDVQRSVTYIPSDSVDDKVLAQLRTGDYIGIYTNLAGLDVTHTGIFVMTDNGPVLRNASSRKANMRVVDSPFMDYVMATPGIVVLRSLSR
- a CDS encoding type II toxin-antitoxin system PemK/MazF family toxin, which encodes MPIKFAPKVGEILECNYGNYPLSVCQPHEAGFYDGHIPPEMVKNRLVVVLNGKINGNACIIVPLSTTRDSNKIERGLHIEITRELIEDMRFFHPQTRWAKGDLVQQVSRQRLNRARKERGFLTQCLSRELVADIQRAVIKSINAKNMLF
- a CDS encoding DUF808 domain-containing protein, with the protein product MAGSSLLTLIDDIASLLDDVSLMSKMAAKKTAGVLGDDLALNAQQVTGVKADRELPVVWSVAKGSLINKAILVPLALLISAFAPWAITPLLMVGGAYLCYEGFEKVFHSLSPGKAVQEEKSDGPGANEDAAAYEKRKVKGAIRTDFVLSAEIIAITLGTVAGATFSQQVIVLCGIAVVMTLGVYGIVAGIVRLDDLGLYLSRKGSALARAIGSGIVRAAPYLMKTLSIVGTVAMFMVGGGILTHGLPPVHHLFEDWASYTTVVPTFGHLLQGVVPALLNVAFGLVAGGVVLAVVSALGAVRARFKA
- a CDS encoding alpha/beta fold hydrolase, with amino-acid sequence MIDFDRYVEQAKSYGEWPGGHVDMSPGCVEGVSYRLYRHAAESEDAIVVYHGGGVNSAAGYDVLARQLAAVPTLAVCLVDIRGHGDSAGERGTVERPERIWRDVDVILAEMRRRFPLARRHLLGHSSGAGMLLNYLTRYPGEQQADSLIMLAPELGPFSGIARDLTAAARFAQVRQWPFVANALSGGRWFGQSRAVSLNFPPPVLAAAPDFVCQYSVNMANALTPRAPAKQLAALRLPTLLLAAAQDELFNAQSMQRFVEQHGSVHVAFGLLEGSTHLSCVFDAHRLVLQHISRVSAIGSDEGLAGEGA
- a CDS encoding GNAT family N-acetyltransferase, producing MSIIHRLAQPDDLNGLLALYRELRPQDAPLRADDARRALQRLLDDPAIRLVVAADEEQPIATCMLALIPGLAHQAQPFGVIEHVVTAEPYRGHGVALAMVEYALQLAWRKGCYKVMLLSGQQRTGAHQLYLKAGFDGDRERGFVIRRPEGR
- a CDS encoding VOC family protein yields the protein MSQVSTFVMFQGEAQRAIDLYSQVFERFRLMQVQHYDPTPDGRRLIKHASIDFDRQNLVFTDSPISHDFSFTPAVSLFINLPNEEALEQAFHRLAEGGKVLMPLDDYGFSARFGWLNDRFGLSWQLNVPAGDLP
- the pbpG gene encoding D-alanyl-D-alanine endopeptidase — encoded protein: MPVKIRVLVLTLLALQAGAGFAPRALASDNAAALHATQPELASGSAMVVDMQTHKVMYARNPDEVVPIASITKLMTAMVTLDAHLPLDEMLSVDIHQTPEMKGVYSRVRLNSEISRKDMLLLALMSSENRAAASLAHHYPGGYNAFIKAMNAKARALGMTNTHYVEPTGLSIHNVSTARDLTKLLIATKQYPLIGQLSTTTERMASFKDPNYTLPFRNTNHLVYNPKWNIQLTKTGFTNQAGHCLAMRTMIGNRSVSLVVLDAFGKYTHFADANRLRSWIETGKVTPIPAAARDYRRQKDARLAKNDSE
- a CDS encoding GNAT family N-acetyltransferase, with amino-acid sequence MIPAIRIVAIEALPDDYLTRGDFGFTIACYALPQFDSPVDSWPTRPVAPFRKRYPLAPFANEDSVTFLAYRQDDAVGHITLSKNWNGYTLIDEIAVSADARRQGIAGALLDCAKQWARQQETSGMMLETQNNNLAACRCYQHYGFILGGIDRLLYRAEPEIADHEIALFWYLPFNNEIGY
- a CDS encoding Yip1 family protein, with amino-acid sequence MVSHVWGLLAHPSAEFEQIKSENESVSHLYTHHVLLLAAIPVVCAFIGTTQLGWLSGEGHAIRLDMFTALYTAVAFYLLMLAGVAAMGKVIHWMARRYESRPSLHRCMVFAGYVATPMFLSGVVALYPVVWLCLFVGIIGLCYSGYLLNLGIPHFLNIDSKEGFIFSSSTFAIGILLLELLLGVTVLLWGYGSWLF